In Heptranchias perlo isolate sHepPer1 chromosome 13, sHepPer1.hap1, whole genome shotgun sequence, the genomic stretch gcaggacccggccacatagcccctgggccctctccgccacccacagggcattgaccgatccgaactcagcttcatgtccaatttcctgcccgctccccataacccctaattccctttacttctagaaaactgtctatttctgttttaaatttatctaatgatgtagcttccacagcttcctggggcagcaaattccacagacctaccaccctctgagtgaagaagtttctcctcatctcagttttgaaagagcagccccttattctaagattatgccccctagttctagtttcacccatctttgggaacatccttactgcatccacccgatcaagacccttcacaatcttatatgtttcaataagatcgcctctcattcttctgaactccaatgagtagagtcccaatctactcaacctctcctcatatgtccgccccctcatccccgggattaaccgagtgaaccttctttgtactgcctcgagagcaagtatgtcttttcttaagtatggagaccaaaactgtatgcagtattccaggtgcggtctcaccaataccttatataactgcagcaatacctccttgtttttatattctatcccctagtTGATGTAATAAATCTGTTTTTCAGATTTGTAATATAGTGTCATCTGACGTGGAATAAAAATAAGAATTTGGGTGATATTCTCTATCAAGTGTTCAAATTGAAAAACATTTTGGCAGGAACAAGAATTTCATGTATAATTATTGTGTAGATTCATCAAGTTACAGAATTTTTCTTGTAGCACAGTAGGAGACAGGTCAGCCCACTCTCTGCCGGTTCTCTGAGGGGTTATCACTTAATAGcatttccctgccttttccccttaccttttttttaatttttcttttttcaaatatgcatcctatttctttttaaaagctgttgtggattctgcttccatccaTTACTGTTTCTGGTACAGTATTCTATGTGCTAATAATCctctgcgttttaaaaaaaaatctatatttcgACCCACTTCCTTTGTCCTCTTGGTGATAAATTCGTGCTCTTTAGTTACTGAGCCACTGACTAATTTACCTGATCAAAACCCTGAATGCCTGTCAAATCTCTTTGTTCTGTTTGGGGAAAAAgcaccagtttctctagtctctcttccTCACTAAAGCCACACAGCCCTGCTTTTCATTTGAGTGAAGTTTCTTCTCCACTCTATCTGTGGCCTTGACTTCCTTTAATGCATAAAATATTTTTGTATTTGCAGACTTTTAGTCAGTGCATCTCAAGATGGAAAGTTAATCATCTGGGACAGTTATACAACAAACAAAGTAAGAATGAGATTGGTTTGACTGTTTTAAAATTTTAGATTTAGATTAGTGTGAACTCAGTAATCACTTGAGATTTTCTTGTCTTTCCTAAAGATGCATGCTATCCCTTTGCGATCATCATGGGTTATGACTTGTGCATATGCTCCATCTGGAAACTATGTTGCCTGTGGTGGGCTGGACAACATCTGTTCAATATACAGCTTGAAAACTAGGGAGGGCAATGTTCGAGTGAGCAGGGAACTACCAGGGCACACAGGTAAGGTAATATTGGTGTAAGTGGTCAGAAATGTTAATCTCGGTGCTTTCCCAATGACTCAACTGGTTAAAGTGGTATGTAGATTAGCCATACTAACCATGACGGTCCTAGTTTTGATTCTCAGCCAGTAGCCGAGGCAGTGATAGAGGCATTAGCCTAATTAACACCTGTGCTAGGAAGAGGAAAATTGGCCAgaattcttcctcctgctcactatccagtgattctttctGGAAAATTTGTATGTTGAGTAAGGGCGGGGATCAGATCCAATTGTGATACTGAGGTTGAATAACCTACCAACACACTGGGTTCTCATGCAGGAAGTCCAAGTCTTGGGCAAGGCAATGAAGGGTGCTCCTGTGAAACCGTAACAAAACAGAGAGTCACTGTCTTCAAGAGGGGAGGAAAAGGGAACAAAAAAAGTGCAATCTGATCAGAGAAAAACCTAACTTAAATTTGTACGTCACTGTTGTGCACTTTTTTTGTGGCATATCAGGAAATAGTCACTAATTTAAATGTATGTCCTTCATTATTGCATCTACTCTCTTGCCTTTTTCTCATCAGTAGCATTTTTCACCAATGTAATGTGAAGCCTTTGAGACTAATCTGATCTCAGGATGCATTTGATTAGTAGGATACTTTAATCCTGCATAACTCCTTGGCAACCTTACAGTTAGAATATTGCTGGAGTTATGGGCATTTTACCTTTAGAAGAACATTAATGCATTGGAAATAATTCAGAGAAGATTGATGAAGATGACTTCAGGACTTTATTCTGTGCAAatttcttcataatttaaaactAAATTTGCTCCCAGTGGAGAAAAGATTTGAGGCACATGCTCCAAGGCATGGACAATGTAAATGAATCTGGTTTTCTTGGATTGAGTGCAGACCAGAAGATATAATTATGAAAGTGAGGTTTCTTAAGTGAGATTGACATTTTTTTTGCCAGAGCATGAGAAATGTGGAATTGATTCTCATTAAAAGCGTTTATTGATTAATCTTTGGCTAAGAACATGGTTGAAGTTCTAAGTATAGGTTTAGGTGACAAGCGCTCTGGTTCTAATTCTTTTGGAACTGTGGCAATGTCATCTGTGGAATGCAACTAGTTAGAATTAAGTAATGTGGACTGTGATGTTAAAATGgtattagtttttttttcttgattTCATTCGAGTTTTATCTTTTTGGAAACTACTTGTGATCATTTACTGCCCTCAGGAAATTAAAGTTGGAAGAGACTATGACTTTGTAAATTAAACATGTTATGTTGGAAGGAGCAGGCTCAATAGAATGAAGAAAATTGCATGGAAACTTTTACAATCAAATTGAAAATGGAACTTGATTGTAGATATTATTTTAAAACCAGTATAAATTAAGCTAATGTTGATACTGAAAGTATACCTTTACTGTTTGTGTTTGATTTGTTTCCTTTACAGGTTACTTATCATGTTGTCGTTTTCTGGATGACAACCAGATTGTTACAAGTTCAGGAGATACGAGTTGGTAAGTTGGAAAGCCCATGCATGAAAACACTTTATCCAGGCTATTCAACAAAGGAAAATGTTTATTGATTCCATAGTTAAACTACTTAATTCTGCAGCTGTAATTTAATGTTGGgattttcttttgttctttccattGCTGTATCAACCCAACAAAATGAATAGGGCGTTTGTATGAAATTGTGATCTAAAAATATTTCTATTGCAAAAATTGTCTTTTAGTTCAGCAAAATAGGTTTCCTGTTTATGATGAGGGGAGTGAGCTAGTAAGTGGTTCCATGATGATGGTTGAGATGCTGGTTATTCTTTTTCTCCATTATTCCCTGATCAAGAGTACCCGACCTCACTTCAACAGTGTTataatttttatagtgcctttaacatagtaaaacattccaaggcgcttcacagaagcgtaatcagataaatactgacaccaagccaaggaaggagatattaggacaggtgactaaaaacttggttaaagaggtaagtattaaggagtgtctttaaggaggagagaggggtggagaagtttactgagggaattccggagcttaggacctagacactGAAGGTATGGCTGCCAATATGGGGGCATAGGCAGtgtggaatgcacaagaggccagcttTGGAGGGACGTTTGAGTTCTTGCAGGGTTATACGACTGGAGAAGGATAGAGAGAAAggaagggatgaggccatggtgggatttgaacactgggatgagaatttgaaaattgaggtgttggtggaccaagACCCagtgtcagcgagcacaggaatgatgggtgagcgggacttaatgcgggttaggatatgggcagaagaattttggatgagctcaagtttatggaaggtggaagatgagaggccggccaagagagcattggaatagtcgagtctggaggtaacaaaagcatggatgagttgaggcagcgggggagatgggcgatattacgtAGGTGGTTTTTGTAATGgagagggtcaaataggacgcagaggttgcgaacagtctggttcagcgtgagacagtggccagggagggggatggaattggtagtgagcgaacggagtttgcggcgagAACTGAAGACgagggaaggttggagatgggacagtagtttgcaaggatagaaagggtcaagggtgggttttttgaggagtggggtgatgacagcagatttgaaagggaagaGGACAGTACCTAAGAGGgaatcatttacaatatcagttagcatgggggccaggaagggaaggtgggtggtcagcagtttagtgggaattgggtcaagagagcaggagttGGGTCTCGAGGACaagatgagattggagagaagtatgcaactTTAGGACTAGGGCATCCAACACTCCTCACAGTGTCCAAGACATCCATGGGAGCACCTAGGATGATAATCCCTCTGATACCCCCCCTCCCAACACTTGTTTGTCTGAGATAGACCAATGGGGATTTGTTGTATGGTTGCATGGAAAACATGCTCTTGTGAAAACATTAGCCCTACAAAATGCAGAAATTAGTGAAAACATTAACATGCATTTTTGTATTTACAGTGCTTTATGGGACATTGAAACGGGCCATCAAACAGCCACGTTTACAGGACATACAGGGGACGTCATGAGTCTCACTCTTAGTCCTGACATGAGGATTTTTGTTTCCGGTGCTTGCGATGCTTCTGCCAAACTGTGGGATATTCGAGATGGAATGTGCAGACAGTCATTCACTGGACATGTGTCTGATATTAATGCAGTTTGTGTAAGTATTCTTAGTCATCTCAATAAAATATAAATAAGATAGAAATGAAGAGTAGAATTTCTACTGGTTCTGAATACATGGCAACTTTTATGCCTATTGGATAGTATTTGCTGGAAGTAGAGGTAAACATTTTTTGTATGGTTTAAGGGTGAAGTCGGTTATAATTTAAGCTGATTTCCTTTTGATGATGATGTTACAGTGGCTACTGGTTTTAAACCAAAACCAAATTGTTCTTACCCTGAATTCCACAATTACATAGTTTCATAAAATAAGCTAATTATTTTGTGGCTGACATTATTTACATTGCCACTTAAGTATCAAGACAGATGTGATTTGATGACCAAGTTTTGTAACTATTATTTAACGTAGTTACAATTTGGCATGATATAAATCTTTTATTCTGTTTCCATTCACAGTTCTTCCCTAATGGAAATGCATTTGCCACTGGGTCAGATGATGCCACTTGTAGATTGTTTGACCTCCGAGCAGACCAGGAGCTGATGATGTACTCCCATGATAACATTATCTGTGGTATTACGTCAGTTGCATTTTCCAAAAGTGGGCGCCTCCTTCTTGCAGGCTATGATGATTTTAATTGCAATGTTTGGGATTCTTTGAAGGGAGATCGTGCAGGTTAGTAAAACTATGCTTAGTGTTTTTCTTTAGAACAATTTAGGATGTAATCTATAAGCTCTTTAATGGCTTCTATGACACTGATGTGTTTAAATATTGTAACTTTTTAGTGCGAAGTGACTttaacatggggggggggggggaaagactatTTTGAATATTTTACTCCTACAGAACAGCTTCTCCCATCTTGTTTAAGGAAACCTGTTTTGCCTTAAAGCTTAATGGTTACAAATTTTGAGTCTGCACTAGATACTTTCTTGGGCTCAACATTACCAGACTTCCATAAGCAGACCGTGCATCCCTTATTCAGGAGTTTACCTTTACTGCCTAATATCCAGTCATATAATATGACCTACAGTTATAACAGTGAAAACTCCTTGTTATATGGATTGGATACTGATGACTCTTATGTGCCACGCGATGCACTTCTCCAAGGGCGGTTTAATGAACACTTTAGTGAGAAAAGGCCAATTATAAATCAACAGGCTGATTTATTTTAGACAAATGAAGAATTACATTTACATGGAACTGTTCATTGGCCTGTATCTGACACAGCAACTAAAGGTCTGCTTTATGTTCATGCTGCTTAATAAAATAAGTTAACGTATCCCTATGCCAAACTGGGGATGTGGCTGTGTGCATCACACCACAGTTGCAGTTGTTGTTTCCATCATTGGCAGCTATTTTTTTCCCCAGTTATCTCCCACTGTTTGTTTTCTTGGGTTCTGTTCTACAGTCGATAATCATTCCTACAGCCTATTTAGCTTTGCAGCTCTTTTTTAATACTTTACAGAAGAGGTACCTAAGCTTAGAGCCTGTGGACATTAACTGGTGCACAAAGCCTTGTTGACTGATGGTCCTGAAAGAGGCAGTAACAACAATTTGTAACTTCGCTTGGAGAGACTTTTATTTGTTTCTAATTGCGCACTTTATAAGTCTGTGGTGGGAAGTGCTTTTATGTGTATTCTTTGAATTCTGTGTTTTATATTGTAATTCTTTTTATATGGGGTTCCATGGCAAGTAGCCAAGTAGTTTATAAAGTCAAAAGTTGAATACCACTGCATGCAGTATTAGTTTTTTGGGAAAAATTCTGTGAAGTTGGCTTCTTCTGGCTCACACCTGCTGTCTTGAATATCTGGCTACCACAGCGCATCATCACTTTGTTCCTAGTCGTACCTAGTCCTGttaacccatcactcctgtgttcactgacctacattggctcttggtctggcaacgcctcaatttttaaaattctaatccatgTTTTTAGATCCCttcatagccttgcccctccctatctctaacctcctccagccctacaaccctgctagatctctgcgctccttcaattctggcctcttgcacatctgcaattttcatcgctccaccattggcggatgttccttcggctgcctaggccttaaggtcTCGAATTCCCTCCCAACAACCCCTCGACCTCtttccacctttaagacgctccttaaaacctacctctgtgaccacctGTTCTTGTAtccccttatatggctcggtgtcaaaatttgtttggtaacacttctgtgaagtgccttggaacattttactacattaaaggtgctgtataaatacaagttgttgttgttataggcCATTGTACTGGGCT encodes the following:
- the LOC137331490 gene encoding guanine nucleotide-binding protein subunit beta-4 is translated as MSELEQLRQEAEQLRNQIRDARKACGDSTLAQITAGLDSVGRIQMRTRRTLRGHLAKIYAMHWGSDSRLLVSASQDGKLIIWDSYTTNKMHAIPLRSSWVMTCAYAPSGNYVACGGLDNICSIYSLKTREGNVRVSRELPGHTGYLSCCRFLDDNQIVTSSGDTSCALWDIETGHQTATFTGHTGDVMSLTLSPDMRIFVSGACDASAKLWDIRDGMCRQSFTGHVSDINAVCFFPNGNAFATGSDDATCRLFDLRADQELMMYSHDNIICGITSVAFSKSGRLLLAGYDDFNCNVWDSLKGDRAGVLAGHDNRVSCLGITDDGMAVATGSWDSFLKIWN